In one Ochotona princeps isolate mOchPri1 chromosome 16, mOchPri1.hap1, whole genome shotgun sequence genomic region, the following are encoded:
- the NFAT5 gene encoding nuclear factor of activated T-cells 5 isoform X6, translating to MENQKGSGVKKSPMLCGQYPVKSEGKELKIVVQPETQHRARYLTEGSRGSVKDRTQQGFPTVKLEGHNEPVVLQVFVGNDSGRVKPHGFYQACRVTGRNTTPCKEVDIEGTTVIEVGLDPSNNMTLAVDCVGILKLRNADVEARIGIAGSKKKSTRARLVFRVNIMRKDGSTLTLQTPSSPILCTQPAGVPEILKKSLHSCSVKGEEEVFLIGKNFLKGTKVIFQENMSDENSWKSEAEIDMELFHQNHLIVKVPPYHDQHITLPVSVGIYVVTNAGKSHDVQPFTYTPDPAAAGALNVNVKKEISSPARPCSFEEAMKAMKTTGCNLDKVNILPNALITPLISSTMIKSEDVTPMEITAEKRSSPIFKTTKTVGSTQQTLENISNIAGNASFSSPSSSHLSSENEKQQQIQAKAYNPETLTTIQTQDISQAGTFPAVSASSQLPNSEALLQQATQFQTRETQSREVLQSDGTVVNLSQLTEAPQQQPPLQEQAQTLQQQISPNIFPSPNSVSQLQSTIQQLQAGNFAGSSASANSGSVDLVQQVLEAQQQLSSVLFSAPDGNENVQEQLSADIFQQVSQIQNSVSPGIFSSTEPTVHTRPDNLIPGRAESVHPQSENALSSQQQQQQQQQVMESSAAMVMEMQQSICQAAAQIQSELFPSTASASGNLQQSPVYQQPSHMMSALSSSEDMQMQCELFSSSPAVSGNETSTTTTQQVATPGTSIFQTSSSGDGEETGAQAKQIQSSVFQTMVQMQHNGDSPSQVNLFPSTKSMMSVQNSGTQQQNNGLFQQSSEMMSLQSGNFLQQSSHSQAQLFHTQNPIADAQNLSQEAQGSIFHSPNPIVHSQTSTNSSEQIQSSMFHSQSTMTVLQGSSVPQDQQSPNIFLSQSPMNNLQANTVAQEEQISFFAAQNSISPLQSTSNTEQQAAFQQQTAITHIQNPMLSQEQTQSSQQSLFQPQVSLGSLPPNAMPQNQQGTIFQSQHSMVAMQSNSPAQEQQQQQQQQQAQQQQQQQQQQQSMLFSNQNTMAAMASQKQPPPNMIFSPNQNPMASQEQQNQAIFHQQSNMAPMNQEQQPMQFQNQPPVSSLQNPGPSQSESPQTSLFHSSPQIQLVQGSPNSQEQQVTLFLSPASMSALQTSINQQDMQQSPLYSSQNNLPGIQGATSSPQPQAPLFHNTAGGTMNQLQNSPGSSQQTSGMFLFGIQNNCSQLLTSGPATLPDQLMAISQPGQPQNESQSPVTTLLSQQMPENSPLASSLNTNQNMEKIDLLVSLQNQGNNLTGSF from the exons ATGGAAAATCAAAAAGGAAGTGGAGTAAAGAAGAGCCCTATGTTGTGTGGACAGTATCCTGTTAAGAGTGAGGGAAAGGAGCTGAAGATAGTAGTACAGCCGGAGACCCAGCACCGCGCTCGGTACCTGACAGAGGGCAGTCGTGGCTCAGTGAAAGACAGAACACAGCAGGGTTTTCCGACAGTAAAG CTGGAAGGCCATAATGAACCAGTAGTGTTGCAGGTGTTTGTGGGCAATGACTCTGGTCGAGTGAAACCACATGGATTTTATCAGGCCTGCAGAGTAACTGGACGAAATACAACTCCCTGCAAAGAAGTGGACATTGAAGGCACTACTGTTATAGAAGTTGGCCTTGATCCTAGCAACAATATGACCCTGGC GGTGGACTGTGTAGGAATATTAAAATTGAGGAATGCTGATGTTGAAGCCCGAATAGGAATTGCTGGTTCCAAGAAAAAAAGCACTCGTGCCAGATTGGTTTTTCGCGTTAATATCATGAGGAAAGATGGCTCTACTTTGACTCTACAAACACCCTCTTCTCCAATTTTGTGTA CTCAGCCAGCAGGAGTGCcagaaatcttaaagaaaagcttACATAGTTGTTCAgtgaaaggagaagaagaagtgTTCTTAATTGGCAAGAATTTTCTGAAAGGAACTAAagttatttttcaagaaaatatgtcTG ATGAAAACTCTTGGAAGTCAGAAGCTGAAATTGACATGGAATTGTTTCATCAG aatcaTCTTATTGTGAAGGTTCCACCATATCATGATCAACATATAACTTTACCTGTATCTGTGGGAATATATGTAGTGACCAATGCTGGAAAATCTCATGATGTTCAACCATTCACTTACACTCCAGACCCAG CAGCAGCTGGTGCTTTGAATGTAAATGTGAAGAAGGAAATATCTAGTCCAGCGAGACCTTGCTCTTTTGAAGAGGCCATGAAAG CAATGAAAACTACTGGATGTAACTTGGATAAAGTAAATATTCTTCCTAATGCTCTGATCACTCCACTGATATCAAGCACTATGATTAAAAGTGAAGATGTTACTCCAATGGAAATAAcagcagaaaaaagatcttctccTATTTTTAAG actaCTAAGACAGTTGGATCAACTCAGCAAACTTTAGAAAATATCTCTAATATAGCAGGAAATGCGTCCTTTTCATCTCCATCATCTTCCCATTTATCGTCTGAaaatgaaaagcagcagcagatccaGGCTAAGGCATACAACCCAGAGACCCTGACGACTATCCAAACACAGGACATCTCACAGGCCGGTACTTTTCCAGCAGTTTCTGCCTCTAGTCAGCTGCCCAACAGTGAGGCCTTACTGCAGCAGGCTACACAGTTTCAGACAAGAGAAACCCAATCTAGAGAAGTGTTACAGTCGGATGGCACAGTGGTTAATTTGTCACAACTGACTGAGGCACCACAACAACAGCCACCACTACAAGAACAAGCACAGACTTTACAGCAGCAGATTTCACCAAATATTTTTCCGTCACCAAATAGTGTGAGTCAGCTACAGAGTACTATTCAGCAGTTACAAGCAGGAAATTTTGCAGGCAGTAGTGCTAGTGCCAACAGTGGAAGTGTTGACTTGGTCCAACAAGTTTTAGAGGCACAACAACAGTtatcttcagttttattttctgctCCAGATGGTAATGAGAATGTTCAAGAACAGCTTAGTGCAGACATTTTTCAACAAGTCAGTCAAATTCAAAATAGCGTAAGCCCTGGAATATTCTCCTCAACAGAGCCAACAGTCCATACCAGGCCAGATAACTTAATACCTGGACGAGCTGAAAGTGTTCATCCACAGTCTGAAAACGCATTGTCAagccaacaacagcagcaacagcaacagcaagtgATGGAGTCGTCGGCTGCAATGGTGATGGAGATGCAACAGAGTATCTGCCAGGCAGCTGCTCAGATCCAGTCAGAGCTATTTCCTTCAACTGCCTCAGCAAGTGGAAACCTTCAGCAGTCGCCTGTTTACCAACAGCCTTCTCATATGATGAGTGCATTGTCTTCCAGTGAGGACATGCAGATGCAGTGtgaattgttttcttcttctcctgCAGTTTCAGGAAATGAAACTTCTACAACCACAACACAGCAGGTTGCAACCCCTGGCACCTCTATTTTTCAGACATCAAGTTCGGGAGATGGAGAAGAAACTGGAGCACAAGCAAAACAGATTCAGAGCAGTGTCTTTCAGACCATGGTCCAAATGCAACATAATGGAGACAGTCCATCTCAAGTTAACCTTTTTCCATCTACAAAAAGTATGATGAGTGTTCAGAATAGTGGTACCCAGCAACAAAATAATGGTTTATTCCAGCAGAGTAGTGAGATGATGTCACTTCAATCTGGGAATTTTTTACAGCAGTCTTCTCATTCACAGGCTCAGCTTTTTCACACTCAGAATCCTATTGCCGATGCTCAGAACCTTTCCCAGGAAGCTCAAGGCTCTATTTTTCACAGTCCAAATCCCATTGTCCATAGTCAGACTTCCACAAATTCCTCTGAACAAATTCAGTCTTCAATGTTTCACTCTCAAAGCACCATGACTGTGTTACAGGGCTCTTCAGTTCCTCAGGACCAGCAGTCACCCAACATATTTCTTTCCCAAAGTCCTATGAATAATCTTCAAGCTAACACAGTAGCCCAAGaagaacagatttcattttttgcagcccagaactccatttctCCTCTTCAGTCAACATCAAACACTGAACAACAAGCTGCTTTCCAACAGCAGACTGCAATAACACACATCCAGAATCCTATGCTTTCACAGGAACAGACACAATCTTCCCAACAAAGTTTATTTCAGCCACAAGTATCCCTGGGCTCTCTTCCACCTAATGCAATGCCTCAGAACCAACAAGGAACAATTTTCCAGTCACAGCATTCAATGGTGGCAATGCAGAGCAACTCTccagcccaggagcagcagcagcagcagcaacagcagcaagcacaacagcagcagcagcagcagcaacagcagcaaagcaTGTTGTTCAGCAATCAAAATACTATGGCTGCAATGGCATCTCAAAAGCAGCCACCACCAAACATGATATTCAGCCCAAATCAAAATCCGATGGCCAGCCAGGAACAACAGAACCAGGCAATTTTTCACCAACAAAGCAACATGGCTCCAATGAATCAAGAACAGCAGCCAATGCAATTCCAAAATCAGCCCCCAGTTTCGTCTCTTCAAAACCCAGGTCCCAGCCAGTCTGAATCACCACAGACCTCCTTGTTCCACAGCTCTCCTCAGATTCAATTGGTACAAGGATCACCAAATTCCCAAGAACAACAAGTAACACTGTTTCTGTCTCCAGCATCCATGTCTGCATTGCAAACCAGTATAAACCAACAGGACATGCAGCAGTCTCCTCTGTATTCCTCTCAGAACAACTTGCCGGGAATCCAAGGAGCCACTTCTTCACCTCAGCCACAGGCTCCTTTATTTCACAACACCGCAGGAGGTACAATGAACCAATTACAGAATTCTCCTGGCTCATCTCAGCAGACTTCGGGAATGTTCTTGTTTGGCATTCAAAATA
- the NFAT5 gene encoding nuclear factor of activated T-cells 5 isoform X3 yields the protein MPSDFISLLSADLDLESPKSLYSRESVYDLLPKELQLPPSRETSVASMSQTSGGEAGSPPPAVVAADASSAPSSSSMGGACSSFTTSSSPTIYSTSVTDSKAMQVEGCSSAVGVSNRGVSEKQFTGNTVQQHPSTPKRHTVLYISPPPEDLLDNSRMSCQDEGCGLESEQSCSMWMEDSPSNFSNMSTSSYNDNTEVPRKSRKRNPKQRPGIKRRDCEESNMDIFDADSAKAPHYVLSQLTTDNKGNSKAGNGTMENQKGSGVKKSPMLCGQYPVKSEGKELKIVVQPETQHRARYLTEGSRGSVKDRTQQGFPTVKLEGHNEPVVLQVFVGNDSGRVKPHGFYQACRVTGRNTTPCKEVDIEGTTVIEVGLDPSNNMTLAVDCVGILKLRNADVEARIGIAGSKKKSTRARLVFRVNIMRKDGSTLTLQTPSSPILCTQPAGVPEILKKSLHSCSVKGEEEVFLIGKNFLKGTKVIFQENMSDENSWKSEAEIDMELFHQNHLIVKVPPYHDQHITLPVSVGIYVVTNAGKSHDVQPFTYTPDPAAAGALNVNVKKEISSPARPCSFEEAMKAMKTTGCNLDKVNILPNALITPLISSTMIKSEDVTPMEITAEKRSSPIFKTTKTVGSTQQTLENISNIAGNASFSSPSSSHLSSENEKQQQIQAKAYNPETLTTIQTQDISQAGTFPAVSASSQLPNSEALLQQATQFQTRETQSREVLQSDGTVVNLSQLTEAPQQQPPLQEQAQTLQQQISPNIFPSPNSVSQLQSTIQQLQAGNFAGSSASANSGSVDLVQQVLEAQQQLSSVLFSAPDGNENVQEQLSADIFQQVSQIQNSVSPGIFSSTEPTVHTRPDNLIPGRAESVHPQSENALSSQQQQQQQQQVMESSAAMVMEMQQSICQAAAQIQSELFPSTASASGNLQQSPVYQQPSHMMSALSSSEDMQMQCELFSSSPAVSGNETSTTTTQQVATPGTSIFQTSSSGDGEETGAQAKQIQSSVFQTMVQMQHNGDSPSQVNLFPSTKSMMSVQNSGTQQQNNGLFQQSSEMMSLQSGNFLQQSSHSQAQLFHTQNPIADAQNLSQEAQGSIFHSPNPIVHSQTSTNSSEQIQSSMFHSQSTMTVLQGSSVPQDQQSPNIFLSQSPMNNLQANTVAQEEQISFFAAQNSISPLQSTSNTEQQAAFQQQTAITHIQNPMLSQEQTQSSQQSLFQPQVSLGSLPPNAMPQNQQGTIFQSQHSMVAMQSNSPAQEQQQQQQQQQAQQQQQQQQQQQSMLFSNQNTMAAMASQKQPPPNMIFSPNQNPMASQEQQNQAIFHQQSNMAPMNQEQQPMQFQNQPPVSSLQNPGPSQSESPQTSLFHSSPQIQLVQGSPNSQEQQVTLFLSPASMSALQTSINQQDMQQSPLYSSQNNLPGIQGATSSPQPQAPLFHNTAGGTMNQLQNSPGSSQQTSGMFLFGIQNNCSQLLTSGPATLPDQLMAISQPGQPQNESQSPVTTLLSQQMPENSPLASSLNTNQNMEKIDLLVSLQNQGNNLTGSF from the exons ATGCTTCTTcagctccctcctcttcctccatggGCGGTGCTTGCAGCTCCTTTACCACCTCTTCCAGCCCTACCATTTATTCTACCTCAGTCACCGACAGCAAGGCTATGCAAGTGGAGGGCTGCTCCTCAGCCGTGGGGGTAAGTAACAGAGGGGTAAGTGAAAAGCAGTTCACCGGTAACACAGTCCAGCAGCATCCTTCCACACCGAAGAGACACACAGTCTTGTACATCTCACCACCCCCTGAAGACTTGCTGGATAACAGTCGGATGTCCTGCCAGGATGAGGGATGTGGACTGGAATCTGAGCAGAGCTGCAGTATGTGGATGGAGGATTCCCCCTCCAACTTCAGtaacatgagcaccagttcctacAATGATAACACTGAGGTACCTCGTAAATCACGAAAACGAAATCCAAAGCAGAGGCCTGGGATCAAACGACGAGATTGTGAAGAATCCAATATGGATATATTTGATGCCGACAGTGCCAAAGCACCTCACTATGTGCTTTCTCAGCTTACCACGGACAACAAAGGCAACTCAAAAGCTGGAAATGG AACCATGGAAAATCAAAAAGGAAGTGGAGTAAAGAAGAGCCCTATGTTGTGTGGACAGTATCCTGTTAAGAGTGAGGGAAAGGAGCTGAAGATAGTAGTACAGCCGGAGACCCAGCACCGCGCTCGGTACCTGACAGAGGGCAGTCGTGGCTCAGTGAAAGACAGAACACAGCAGGGTTTTCCGACAGTAAAG CTGGAAGGCCATAATGAACCAGTAGTGTTGCAGGTGTTTGTGGGCAATGACTCTGGTCGAGTGAAACCACATGGATTTTATCAGGCCTGCAGAGTAACTGGACGAAATACAACTCCCTGCAAAGAAGTGGACATTGAAGGCACTACTGTTATAGAAGTTGGCCTTGATCCTAGCAACAATATGACCCTGGC GGTGGACTGTGTAGGAATATTAAAATTGAGGAATGCTGATGTTGAAGCCCGAATAGGAATTGCTGGTTCCAAGAAAAAAAGCACTCGTGCCAGATTGGTTTTTCGCGTTAATATCATGAGGAAAGATGGCTCTACTTTGACTCTACAAACACCCTCTTCTCCAATTTTGTGTA CTCAGCCAGCAGGAGTGCcagaaatcttaaagaaaagcttACATAGTTGTTCAgtgaaaggagaagaagaagtgTTCTTAATTGGCAAGAATTTTCTGAAAGGAACTAAagttatttttcaagaaaatatgtcTG ATGAAAACTCTTGGAAGTCAGAAGCTGAAATTGACATGGAATTGTTTCATCAG aatcaTCTTATTGTGAAGGTTCCACCATATCATGATCAACATATAACTTTACCTGTATCTGTGGGAATATATGTAGTGACCAATGCTGGAAAATCTCATGATGTTCAACCATTCACTTACACTCCAGACCCAG CAGCAGCTGGTGCTTTGAATGTAAATGTGAAGAAGGAAATATCTAGTCCAGCGAGACCTTGCTCTTTTGAAGAGGCCATGAAAG CAATGAAAACTACTGGATGTAACTTGGATAAAGTAAATATTCTTCCTAATGCTCTGATCACTCCACTGATATCAAGCACTATGATTAAAAGTGAAGATGTTACTCCAATGGAAATAAcagcagaaaaaagatcttctccTATTTTTAAG actaCTAAGACAGTTGGATCAACTCAGCAAACTTTAGAAAATATCTCTAATATAGCAGGAAATGCGTCCTTTTCATCTCCATCATCTTCCCATTTATCGTCTGAaaatgaaaagcagcagcagatccaGGCTAAGGCATACAACCCAGAGACCCTGACGACTATCCAAACACAGGACATCTCACAGGCCGGTACTTTTCCAGCAGTTTCTGCCTCTAGTCAGCTGCCCAACAGTGAGGCCTTACTGCAGCAGGCTACACAGTTTCAGACAAGAGAAACCCAATCTAGAGAAGTGTTACAGTCGGATGGCACAGTGGTTAATTTGTCACAACTGACTGAGGCACCACAACAACAGCCACCACTACAAGAACAAGCACAGACTTTACAGCAGCAGATTTCACCAAATATTTTTCCGTCACCAAATAGTGTGAGTCAGCTACAGAGTACTATTCAGCAGTTACAAGCAGGAAATTTTGCAGGCAGTAGTGCTAGTGCCAACAGTGGAAGTGTTGACTTGGTCCAACAAGTTTTAGAGGCACAACAACAGTtatcttcagttttattttctgctCCAGATGGTAATGAGAATGTTCAAGAACAGCTTAGTGCAGACATTTTTCAACAAGTCAGTCAAATTCAAAATAGCGTAAGCCCTGGAATATTCTCCTCAACAGAGCCAACAGTCCATACCAGGCCAGATAACTTAATACCTGGACGAGCTGAAAGTGTTCATCCACAGTCTGAAAACGCATTGTCAagccaacaacagcagcaacagcaacagcaagtgATGGAGTCGTCGGCTGCAATGGTGATGGAGATGCAACAGAGTATCTGCCAGGCAGCTGCTCAGATCCAGTCAGAGCTATTTCCTTCAACTGCCTCAGCAAGTGGAAACCTTCAGCAGTCGCCTGTTTACCAACAGCCTTCTCATATGATGAGTGCATTGTCTTCCAGTGAGGACATGCAGATGCAGTGtgaattgttttcttcttctcctgCAGTTTCAGGAAATGAAACTTCTACAACCACAACACAGCAGGTTGCAACCCCTGGCACCTCTATTTTTCAGACATCAAGTTCGGGAGATGGAGAAGAAACTGGAGCACAAGCAAAACAGATTCAGAGCAGTGTCTTTCAGACCATGGTCCAAATGCAACATAATGGAGACAGTCCATCTCAAGTTAACCTTTTTCCATCTACAAAAAGTATGATGAGTGTTCAGAATAGTGGTACCCAGCAACAAAATAATGGTTTATTCCAGCAGAGTAGTGAGATGATGTCACTTCAATCTGGGAATTTTTTACAGCAGTCTTCTCATTCACAGGCTCAGCTTTTTCACACTCAGAATCCTATTGCCGATGCTCAGAACCTTTCCCAGGAAGCTCAAGGCTCTATTTTTCACAGTCCAAATCCCATTGTCCATAGTCAGACTTCCACAAATTCCTCTGAACAAATTCAGTCTTCAATGTTTCACTCTCAAAGCACCATGACTGTGTTACAGGGCTCTTCAGTTCCTCAGGACCAGCAGTCACCCAACATATTTCTTTCCCAAAGTCCTATGAATAATCTTCAAGCTAACACAGTAGCCCAAGaagaacagatttcattttttgcagcccagaactccatttctCCTCTTCAGTCAACATCAAACACTGAACAACAAGCTGCTTTCCAACAGCAGACTGCAATAACACACATCCAGAATCCTATGCTTTCACAGGAACAGACACAATCTTCCCAACAAAGTTTATTTCAGCCACAAGTATCCCTGGGCTCTCTTCCACCTAATGCAATGCCTCAGAACCAACAAGGAACAATTTTCCAGTCACAGCATTCAATGGTGGCAATGCAGAGCAACTCTccagcccaggagcagcagcagcagcagcaacagcagcaagcacaacagcagcagcagcagcagcaacagcagcaaagcaTGTTGTTCAGCAATCAAAATACTATGGCTGCAATGGCATCTCAAAAGCAGCCACCACCAAACATGATATTCAGCCCAAATCAAAATCCGATGGCCAGCCAGGAACAACAGAACCAGGCAATTTTTCACCAACAAAGCAACATGGCTCCAATGAATCAAGAACAGCAGCCAATGCAATTCCAAAATCAGCCCCCAGTTTCGTCTCTTCAAAACCCAGGTCCCAGCCAGTCTGAATCACCACAGACCTCCTTGTTCCACAGCTCTCCTCAGATTCAATTGGTACAAGGATCACCAAATTCCCAAGAACAACAAGTAACACTGTTTCTGTCTCCAGCATCCATGTCTGCATTGCAAACCAGTATAAACCAACAGGACATGCAGCAGTCTCCTCTGTATTCCTCTCAGAACAACTTGCCGGGAATCCAAGGAGCCACTTCTTCACCTCAGCCACAGGCTCCTTTATTTCACAACACCGCAGGAGGTACAATGAACCAATTACAGAATTCTCCTGGCTCATCTCAGCAGACTTCGGGAATGTTCTTGTTTGGCATTCAAAATA